Proteins encoded in a region of the Carassius auratus strain Wakin chromosome 21, ASM336829v1, whole genome shotgun sequence genome:
- the LOC113038468 gene encoding solute carrier family 23 member 1 isoform X1, which translates to MNQSETAELKLPPSDGVVPADATEVQEMPAAIAKTSDGSQNQPAGFDMIYRIEDVPPWYLCVLLGLQHYLTCFSGTIAVPFLLAEAMCVGKDQYTVSQLVGTIFTCVGITTLIQTTFGVRLPLFQASAFAFLIPAQAILRLDKWKCPPEEEIYGDWSLPLNTSHVWQPRIREIQGAIIISSLIEVVIGFAGIPGILLNSIGPLTVTPTVSLIGLSVFQTAGDRAGSQWGLSLLCIFLIVLFAQYLRNWACPFPSYSKEKGCHITHVQIFKMFPIIMAIMVVWLVCYILTLTDVLPNDPNKYGYKARTDARGDIMTQAPWFRFPYPCQWGLPTVTVAGVLGMFSATLAGIVESIGDYYACARLSGAPPPPIHAINRGIFTEGVCCIIAGLLGTGNGSTSSSPNIGVLGITKVGSRRVIQYGAGIMLLLGTIGKFTALFASLPDPVLGGMFCTLFGMITAVGLSNLQSVDLNSSRNLFVLGFSMFFGLMLPNYLDTHPGSIKTGVAELDQIITVLLTTEMFVGGFIAFVLDNTIPGTRKERGLIEWTAENYSGTVKTDTYDFPVGMGLVRKLGCLRYLPICPTFRGFKPSCHKYEEEEDIQIKEGVIDAPVEMVCTKI; encoded by the exons CTCCCACCTTCAGATGGAGTTGTGCCAGCAGATGCTACAGAGGTGCAGGAGATGCCTGCTGCCATTGCCAAGACGTCTGATGGGAGTCAGAATCAGCCTGCAGGATTTGATATGATCTACAGAATCGAGGACGTCCCGCCTTGGTATCTGTGTGTGTTGCTGGGACTGCAG CACTACCTTACATGCTTCAGTGGAACTATTGCTGTACCATTCCTATTGGCTGAGGCCATGTGTGTGGGGAAGGACCAGTACACGGTCAGCCAGTTAGTGGGCACCATCTTCACCTGTGTGGGGATCACTACGCTCATACAGACTACATTTGGTGTCAG GTTGCCTTTGTTCCAGGCAAGTGCTTTTGCCTTTCTCATCCCTGCTCAAGCAATTCTGAGGCTGGACAAATGGAAATGTCCTCCTGAAG AGGAGATTTACGGCGATTGGTCTCTTCCTCTCAACACTTCTCATGTATGGCAGCCACGAATACGAGAG ATTCAGGGCGCTATCATTATCTCCAGCCTGATTGAGGTGGTTATAGGGTTCGCTGGAATCCCTGGGATCCTGCTTAATTCAATCGGACCCCTGACTGTCACTCCCACAGTGTCTCTGATCGGCTTGTCTGTCTTCCAGACGGCAGGAGACCGTGCAGGCAGTCAATGGGGCCTGTCTCTGCT GTGTATCTTCCTCATTGTGCTGTTCGCTCAGTACCTAAGGAACTGGGCCTGTCCTTTCCCAAGCTACTCCAAAGAAAAAGGCTGTCACATCACACATGTGCAGATATTCAAGATGTTTCCA ATCATCATGGCAATCATGGTGGTGTGGCTGGTTTGCTACATTCTCACCCTGACCGATGTGCTTCCGAACGACCCGAATAAGTATGGCTACAAGGCTCGCACTGACGCCCGGGGCGATATTATGACCCAGGCACCATGGTTTCGTTTCCCCTATCCAT gtcAGTGGGGTTTACCCACAGTGACGGTAGCAGGAGTGCTGGGAATGTTTAGTGCCACGCTAGCTGGTATAGTTGAGTCTATTGGAGACTATTATGCCTGCGCTCGTCTCTCTGGAGCTCCGCCTCCTCCTATTCATGCTATCAATAG GGGGATCTTTACAGAAGGAGTGTGCTGTATCATAGCGGGGCTGCTGGGCACTGGAAATGGATCGACCTCTTCCAGTCCTAACATTGGAGTGCTTGGGATCACCAAG GTGGGAAGTAGGAGGGTGATACAGTATGGAGCAGGTATAATGCTGTTATTGGGAACGATTGGGAAGTTCACTGCCCTGTTTGCCTCTTTACCTGACCCTGTACTCGGAGGGATGTTCTGCACCTTGTTTG GTATGATTACAGCTGTTGGCCTGTCAAACCTACAGAGTGTGGATCTGAACTCCTCCAGAAATCTTTTCGTTCTGGGCTTCTCCATGTTTTTTGGCCTCATGTTGCCTAATTACCTGGACACTCATCCAGGCAGCATTAAAACAG GTGTAGCGGAGCTGGACCAAATCATCACAGTGCTCCTGACAACAGAGATGTTTGTAGGTGGATTCATAGCATTTGTACTTGATAACACAATCCCAG GCACTAGAAAAGAGCGAGGTCTCATTGAATGGACGGCTGAGAATTATTCAGGAACAGTGAAAACAGATACATATGACTTTCCAGTTGGGATGGGGCTGGTCCGGAAGCTGGGCTGTCTGCGCTACCTGCCAATCTGTCCCACTTTCCGAGGCTTTAAGCCCTCATGTCACAAatatgaggaggaggaggacataCAGATAAAGGAAGGTGTGATTGATGCTCCAGTTGAAATGGTCTGCACCAAAATTTag
- the LOC113038468 gene encoding solute carrier family 23 member 1 isoform X2 — MPAAIAKTSDGSQNQPAGFDMIYRIEDVPPWYLCVLLGLQHYLTCFSGTIAVPFLLAEAMCVGKDQYTVSQLVGTIFTCVGITTLIQTTFGVRLPLFQASAFAFLIPAQAILRLDKWKCPPEEEIYGDWSLPLNTSHVWQPRIREIQGAIIISSLIEVVIGFAGIPGILLNSIGPLTVTPTVSLIGLSVFQTAGDRAGSQWGLSLLCIFLIVLFAQYLRNWACPFPSYSKEKGCHITHVQIFKMFPIIMAIMVVWLVCYILTLTDVLPNDPNKYGYKARTDARGDIMTQAPWFRFPYPCQWGLPTVTVAGVLGMFSATLAGIVESIGDYYACARLSGAPPPPIHAINRGIFTEGVCCIIAGLLGTGNGSTSSSPNIGVLGITKVGSRRVIQYGAGIMLLLGTIGKFTALFASLPDPVLGGMFCTLFGMITAVGLSNLQSVDLNSSRNLFVLGFSMFFGLMLPNYLDTHPGSIKTGVAELDQIITVLLTTEMFVGGFIAFVLDNTIPGTRKERGLIEWTAENYSGTVKTDTYDFPVGMGLVRKLGCLRYLPICPTFRGFKPSCHKYEEEEDIQIKEGVIDAPVEMVCTKI; from the exons ATGCCTGCTGCCATTGCCAAGACGTCTGATGGGAGTCAGAATCAGCCTGCAGGATTTGATATGATCTACAGAATCGAGGACGTCCCGCCTTGGTATCTGTGTGTGTTGCTGGGACTGCAG CACTACCTTACATGCTTCAGTGGAACTATTGCTGTACCATTCCTATTGGCTGAGGCCATGTGTGTGGGGAAGGACCAGTACACGGTCAGCCAGTTAGTGGGCACCATCTTCACCTGTGTGGGGATCACTACGCTCATACAGACTACATTTGGTGTCAG GTTGCCTTTGTTCCAGGCAAGTGCTTTTGCCTTTCTCATCCCTGCTCAAGCAATTCTGAGGCTGGACAAATGGAAATGTCCTCCTGAAG AGGAGATTTACGGCGATTGGTCTCTTCCTCTCAACACTTCTCATGTATGGCAGCCACGAATACGAGAG ATTCAGGGCGCTATCATTATCTCCAGCCTGATTGAGGTGGTTATAGGGTTCGCTGGAATCCCTGGGATCCTGCTTAATTCAATCGGACCCCTGACTGTCACTCCCACAGTGTCTCTGATCGGCTTGTCTGTCTTCCAGACGGCAGGAGACCGTGCAGGCAGTCAATGGGGCCTGTCTCTGCT GTGTATCTTCCTCATTGTGCTGTTCGCTCAGTACCTAAGGAACTGGGCCTGTCCTTTCCCAAGCTACTCCAAAGAAAAAGGCTGTCACATCACACATGTGCAGATATTCAAGATGTTTCCA ATCATCATGGCAATCATGGTGGTGTGGCTGGTTTGCTACATTCTCACCCTGACCGATGTGCTTCCGAACGACCCGAATAAGTATGGCTACAAGGCTCGCACTGACGCCCGGGGCGATATTATGACCCAGGCACCATGGTTTCGTTTCCCCTATCCAT gtcAGTGGGGTTTACCCACAGTGACGGTAGCAGGAGTGCTGGGAATGTTTAGTGCCACGCTAGCTGGTATAGTTGAGTCTATTGGAGACTATTATGCCTGCGCTCGTCTCTCTGGAGCTCCGCCTCCTCCTATTCATGCTATCAATAG GGGGATCTTTACAGAAGGAGTGTGCTGTATCATAGCGGGGCTGCTGGGCACTGGAAATGGATCGACCTCTTCCAGTCCTAACATTGGAGTGCTTGGGATCACCAAG GTGGGAAGTAGGAGGGTGATACAGTATGGAGCAGGTATAATGCTGTTATTGGGAACGATTGGGAAGTTCACTGCCCTGTTTGCCTCTTTACCTGACCCTGTACTCGGAGGGATGTTCTGCACCTTGTTTG GTATGATTACAGCTGTTGGCCTGTCAAACCTACAGAGTGTGGATCTGAACTCCTCCAGAAATCTTTTCGTTCTGGGCTTCTCCATGTTTTTTGGCCTCATGTTGCCTAATTACCTGGACACTCATCCAGGCAGCATTAAAACAG GTGTAGCGGAGCTGGACCAAATCATCACAGTGCTCCTGACAACAGAGATGTTTGTAGGTGGATTCATAGCATTTGTACTTGATAACACAATCCCAG GCACTAGAAAAGAGCGAGGTCTCATTGAATGGACGGCTGAGAATTATTCAGGAACAGTGAAAACAGATACATATGACTTTCCAGTTGGGATGGGGCTGGTCCGGAAGCTGGGCTGTCTGCGCTACCTGCCAATCTGTCCCACTTTCCGAGGCTTTAAGCCCTCATGTCACAAatatgaggaggaggaggacataCAGATAAAGGAAGGTGTGATTGATGCTCCAGTTGAAATGGTCTGCACCAAAATTTag